From one Campylobacter concisus genomic stretch:
- a CDS encoding KdsC family phosphatase — protein MIEIIFLDVDGCLTDGKIIYNANGEELKFFDVKDGYAIESWLKLGKKVAIITGRKSAIVERRAEDLKINHVYQGVSDKFEVASEILKFEGLSFKNAAAIGDDYNDYKILDAVAWSFKPKDAIKELDVKTKLKHKGGNGAVREMIEMIIKSENLYDEWSKRWL, from the coding sequence ATGATAGAGATTATATTTTTAGATGTTGATGGCTGCCTGACTGATGGCAAGATCATCTATAATGCAAACGGCGAAGAGCTTAAATTTTTTGATGTAAAAGATGGCTACGCGATAGAAAGCTGGCTAAAACTTGGCAAAAAGGTAGCTATCATTACAGGTAGAAAGTCAGCCATCGTTGAGCGAAGAGCTGAAGATCTAAAGATAAATCACGTCTATCAAGGCGTTAGCGATAAATTTGAAGTGGCAAGCGAGATATTAAAATTTGAAGGGCTTAGCTTTAAAAACGCAGCAGCCATCGGCGATGACTACAACGACTATAAAATTTTAGACGCAGTTGCATGGAGCTTTAAGCCAAAAGATGCCATTAAAGAGCTTGATGTAAAGACAAAGCTAAAGCACAAAGGTGGCAATGGCGCGGTTAGAGAGATGATCGAGATGATCATAAAATCAGAAAATTTATATGACGAGTGGTCTAAGCGTTGGTTGTAA
- a CDS encoding LPS export ABC transporter periplasmic protein LptC, which yields MVVKIFYFVVAIFSVVMIFLAAQDPYLANVLKIDTKISNMQINDVIDYEINSTKISGVYEADELNRYNDKDEFLSFKAKILRGNLKHFLSSDKAISQNDEIIFQKNANYENNDSLRFISDEVIYGTKTKIVRSEANFTLIRNNDKALGESGSYDLGKKQTQVKGLRAWVEENQRF from the coding sequence TTGGTTGTAAAAATTTTCTACTTCGTCGTGGCTATTTTTAGTGTCGTGATGATATTTTTGGCAGCTCAAGATCCATACCTTGCAAATGTTTTAAAGATCGACACAAAGATATCAAATATGCAGATAAATGATGTGATAGATTATGAGATAAATTCCACGAAAATAAGCGGAGTATACGAGGCTGACGAGCTAAATAGATACAATGATAAAGATGAGTTTTTGAGTTTTAAGGCAAAAATTTTAAGAGGAAATTTAAAACATTTTTTAAGCTCAGACAAAGCAATCTCACAAAATGATGAAATCATCTTTCAAAAGAATGCGAACTATGAAAACAACGATAGTTTGAGATTTATAAGTGACGAAGTGATATATGGAACAAAAACAAAAATAGTAAGATCTGAAGCAAATTTCACGCTCATAAGAAATAATGATAAGGCACTGGGTGAGAGTGGAAGCTATGATCTTGGCAAAAAACAAACGCAGGTAAAAGGGTTAAGGGCATGGGTAGAAGAAAATCAGCGATTTTAG
- the hisB gene encoding imidazoleglycerol-phosphate dehydratase HisB translates to MLELTRNTKETQISMKLKIYGSGIAKVDTGIGFFDHMLEAFTKHSLLDLEISCKGDTHVDFHHSVEDVGIVLGQLLKEALYPLSGVERFGEASVVMDEAAVFCALDLSNRAYLVYENFNQNAKVGEFDTELVEEFFRAVAINSAITLHLNQIRGKNTHHIIEATFKSFAVALRRALAKNARIGTPSTKGVL, encoded by the coding sequence ATTTTAGAGCTAACTAGAAATACAAAAGAGACACAAATCTCAATGAAGCTTAAAATTTATGGCTCTGGTATTGCAAAGGTAGATACTGGCATTGGCTTTTTTGACCATATGCTTGAAGCTTTTACAAAGCATTCTTTGCTTGATCTTGAAATTTCATGCAAGGGCGACACGCATGTGGATTTTCACCACAGCGTTGAGGATGTAGGCATAGTTTTGGGTCAGCTTTTAAAAGAGGCCTTGTATCCTTTAAGTGGTGTTGAGAGATTTGGCGAGGCAAGCGTTGTTATGGATGAGGCGGCTGTTTTTTGCGCGCTAGATCTTAGCAATAGAGCCTACCTCGTATATGAAAATTTTAACCAAAACGCTAAAGTAGGGGAGTTTGACACTGAGCTTGTGGAGGAATTTTTTAGGGCAGTTGCTATAAATTCAGCCATCACTCTTCATCTAAATCAAATTCGCGGTAAAAACACTCACCACATCATCGAAGCAACATTTAAATCATTTGCTGTAGCACTTCGTAGAGCACTTGCTAAAAACGCAAGGATTGGCACGCCAAGCACAAAGGGTGTTTTATGA
- a CDS encoding TatD family hydrolase, producing MIIDTHCHLDSKVYDPDLDKILGEARNLGLKGFIIPGADINDLPKAAKIARENSDIFFAAGVHPYDKESFSIEILRNFAKDEKCVAIGECGLDYFRLPKDENEKIKEKEDQKRIFLAQLDLAVELKKPVILHIREANEDSFNILKEYASKLEAGAILHCYNASPLLLELCKFGNFYFGIGGVLTFKNAKNLVEILPKIPFDRIVIETDAPYLTPEPNRGKRNEPAFTTFVAKKIAEILNLEFEVVCEKTSNNAKRLFKCFA from the coding sequence ATGATTATAGATACGCATTGTCATTTGGATAGTAAAGTTTATGATCCTGACCTTGATAAAATTTTAGGTGAAGCTAGAAATTTAGGGCTAAAAGGCTTTATTATCCCTGGAGCTGATATCAATGATTTACCAAAAGCGGCTAAAATAGCGCGTGAAAATTCTGACATTTTCTTTGCCGCTGGAGTTCATCCATATGATAAAGAGAGTTTTAGTATTGAAATTTTAAGGAATTTTGCTAAAGATGAAAAGTGTGTGGCGATTGGTGAATGCGGTCTTGACTACTTTCGCTTGCCAAAAGATGAAAATGAAAAGATAAAAGAAAAAGAGGATCAAAAACGTATTTTTTTAGCTCAACTTGATTTGGCTGTTGAGTTAAAAAAACCCGTTATTCTTCACATTAGGGAGGCTAATGAGGACTCTTTTAATATCTTAAAAGAGTATGCATCAAAGCTTGAAGCTGGAGCGATTTTGCACTGTTATAATGCTTCGCCACTTCTTTTAGAGCTTTGTAAATTTGGGAATTTTTACTTTGGTATAGGCGGTGTTTTAACATTTAAAAATGCTAAAAATTTAGTCGAAATTTTGCCAAAAATCCCATTTGATAGGATAGTTATTGAAACTGACGCTCCTTATCTCACGCCAGAACCAAATCGCGGCAAGAGAAATGAGCCGGCGTTTACGACATTTGTTGCTAAAAAGATAGCTGAAATTTTAAACCTTGAGTTTGAAGTTGTTTGTGAAAAAACTTCAAATAATGCCAAAAGGTTGTTTAAGTGCTTTGCTTAA
- a CDS encoding septal ring lytic transglycosylase RlpA family protein, producing MSYHKSLKFYIGLSFTLLVTGCSWSGAPFTPSGPTNVKGNNSASIQKATMRPYTINGKTYYPTVVSVGDRASGTASWYGPNFHGKTTSNGEIYNMYNMTAAHKTLPMNTILKVTNLRNQKSVIVRVNDRGPFVADRVLDLSKAAATKLDIIGTGTAPVSMEVIGFNEDINAVASINTQAKPTSTGIKVPNPVSPTAPTGGIIISSEQRVVGGDFMVQIGSFKNLEGANRYQREHQSIDGYKSVVRTFTIDGSTIYRVFLNGFRSEDEARDYARSGKFQGAFIVRG from the coding sequence TTGTCATACCATAAGAGCCTAAAATTTTATATAGGGCTAAGTTTTACTCTTTTAGTTACTGGTTGCTCTTGGAGTGGAGCACCATTTACACCAAGTGGCCCAACTAATGTAAAGGGCAACAATTCAGCTTCTATCCAAAAAGCAACAATGAGACCTTACACGATAAATGGCAAAACATACTACCCAACCGTTGTAAGTGTGGGTGATAGGGCAAGTGGTACAGCAAGCTGGTATGGTCCAAATTTTCACGGTAAAACAACCTCAAACGGCGAAATTTATAATATGTACAACATGACTGCAGCACACAAAACTTTGCCGATGAATACGATCCTTAAAGTAACAAATTTAAGAAATCAAAAAAGCGTCATTGTTCGCGTAAATGATCGTGGACCTTTTGTGGCTGATAGAGTTTTAGACCTTTCAAAGGCGGCTGCAACTAAACTTGATATTATCGGTACAGGCACAGCTCCAGTCAGTATGGAAGTCATAGGCTTTAATGAAGATATAAATGCTGTTGCAAGCATTAACACTCAAGCAAAACCGACAAGCACTGGCATAAAAGTGCCAAATCCAGTCTCTCCGACAGCTCCAACTGGAGGCATTATTATTTCGTCAGAGCAACGAGTCGTAGGTGGAGATTTTATGGTGCAAATTGGCTCATTTAAAAACCTTGAGGGCGCAAACAGATATCAAAGAGAGCATCAAAGCATAGATGGTTACAAGTCGGTAGTTAGGACATTTACTATAGATGGCTCGACCATTTATAGGGTATTTTTAAATGGCTTTAGAAGTGAGGACGAGGCTAGGGATTATGCAAGAAGCGGTAAATTCCAAGGTGCATTTATAGTAAGAGGTTAG
- a CDS encoding lytic transglycosylase domain-containing protein → MKAMLKIFLMFACSTLLLANTPEKSSYDTQVKILKELDIDASFMKTSHYARMRQGIKQSQLETFTEALKNGYMYIPMVKEQIKKSGVPESFFYLAMIESGFSNHTVSNAKATGMWQFMEQTARLHGLKVGQYVDERKDPVESTVAATNYLKSLKNQFGKWYLAAMAYNCGDGALKRAIQKAGTDDLVTLLDAEKKYLPAETRNFVIKILRAAYTAKDADFLMSKDSSLLNINGGLKLVKVKVPGGTNLAQIGDSIGLSTKKMKNNNPHLKFVFTPPTLKDYYVYIPENKKQLFAENFKPFNGKNNFYTYVVKKGETLLSISKKTGVSHRAIKDYNELSTNAVSYNQKLIIPFSAQNKSQNYIVQTGDTIASLSKKFNVSEKDLKDANSFASSNLNVGANIVIP, encoded by the coding sequence ATGAAAGCAATGCTTAAAATATTTTTAATGTTTGCATGTAGTACCTTACTACTAGCAAATACGCCTGAAAAAAGCTCATACGACACTCAGGTAAAAATTTTAAAAGAGCTGGATATTGACGCTAGCTTTATGAAGACTTCTCACTATGCAAGGATGAGGCAAGGTATCAAACAATCACAACTTGAAACATTTACAGAAGCTCTAAAAAATGGTTATATGTATATACCGATGGTAAAAGAGCAGATCAAAAAATCAGGCGTACCTGAGTCATTCTTTTATCTAGCTATGATAGAATCAGGCTTTTCAAATCACACAGTCTCAAACGCAAAAGCTACTGGCATGTGGCAGTTTATGGAGCAAACGGCTAGACTGCATGGTCTAAAGGTAGGACAGTATGTCGATGAGAGAAAAGATCCAGTAGAGTCTACTGTTGCAGCAACAAATTATCTAAAGTCGCTTAAAAATCAATTTGGTAAGTGGTATCTAGCAGCTATGGCCTATAACTGCGGCGATGGAGCCTTAAAAAGAGCTATACAAAAAGCTGGTACAGATGACCTTGTAACGCTTCTTGACGCAGAGAAAAAATACCTTCCAGCCGAAACTAGAAATTTTGTTATTAAAATTTTAAGAGCAGCATATACTGCAAAAGACGCAGACTTCTTGATGTCTAAAGATTCATCTTTATTGAACATAAATGGAGGACTAAAGCTTGTAAAAGTAAAAGTACCTGGCGGTACAAATTTAGCTCAAATAGGCGATAGTATCGGCCTTAGTACAAAAAAGATGAAAAATAACAATCCGCATTTAAAATTTGTATTTACTCCGCCAACTCTAAAAGATTATTATGTTTATATCCCTGAAAATAAAAAACAGCTTTTTGCAGAAAATTTCAAGCCATTTAACGGTAAAAATAATTTTTATACCTATGTTGTAAAAAAAGGCGAAACATTACTTTCTATCTCTAAAAAAACAGGTGTTAGTCATAGAGCGATCAAGGACTACAACGAGCTTAGTACAAATGCCGTAAGCTATAATCAAAAACTAATTATTCCATTTTCCGCACAAAATAAATCTCAAAACTATATAGTCCAAACTGGTGATACGATAGCTTCTTTATCTAAAAAATTTAATGTGAGCGAAAAAGATTTAAAAGATGCAAATTCTTTTGCTAGTTCAAATTTAAATGTTGGAGCAAATATTGTCATACCATAA
- a CDS encoding AAA family ATPase, with amino-acid sequence MIDRILIKDYLNFKNVELNFKEGLSVFTGVSGAGKSVLMSAIMAVFGLKDSEARLIEADVEHKFELDEFGIENEEVNIFKLLKDKSTRYFINQQAISKKNLAQVAREHIKYLSAKEANEFENEKFLNLLDRLEISKNEKFKETKQEFEEVFLEFSKISKDLATIKEEEKKVEELKELASFEIEKIRSVGPKKGEFEELMETKKRLSKKDKINEAWARADRIFELEHSVNEALSISDLDNGFFEDAMNELRVARDSLNMEELDDIDVESVLDRIEALNAIIRRYGSEEEALEALDKKEKELARYENLSFEKSELEKKFEILSKKANELADALSKARGVNLKELESMINSYLKELYMPDITLSIEAKKLDILGVDEICLNLNETSLKNLSSGELNRLRLAFIAASSEITKTGGDVIILDEIDANLSGKEAMSIANVLLKLANFYQIFAISHQPQLSSKANSHFLVERHGENSVVRELDKDERVSELARMISGEHISEEAINFAKGLLK; translated from the coding sequence ATGATTGATCGAATTTTGATTAAAGATTATTTAAATTTTAAAAATGTCGAGCTAAATTTCAAAGAGGGCCTTAGCGTATTTACGGGCGTTAGCGGCGCTGGTAAGTCGGTGCTAATGAGCGCTATAATGGCTGTTTTTGGGCTAAAAGATAGCGAGGCAAGGCTAATAGAAGCTGACGTAGAACACAAATTTGAGCTTGACGAGTTTGGCATAGAAAACGAAGAAGTCAATATTTTCAAGCTTTTAAAAGATAAGAGCACGAGGTATTTTATAAACCAACAAGCCATCTCAAAGAAAAATTTAGCCCAAGTGGCGCGCGAGCATATCAAATATCTCTCGGCAAAAGAGGCAAACGAGTTTGAAAATGAGAAATTTCTAAATTTGCTTGATAGGCTAGAAATTTCAAAAAATGAGAAATTTAAAGAAACAAAGCAGGAATTTGAAGAGGTATTTTTGGAATTTTCTAAAATTTCAAAAGATCTAGCAACTATAAAAGAGGAAGAGAAAAAGGTCGAGGAGCTAAAAGAGCTTGCTAGCTTTGAGATCGAGAAGATAAGAAGCGTGGGACCTAAAAAAGGCGAGTTTGAAGAGCTTATGGAGACTAAAAAGAGGCTTAGTAAAAAGGATAAGATAAATGAGGCGTGGGCTAGAGCTGATCGGATATTTGAGCTAGAGCATAGCGTAAATGAGGCACTAAGCATCAGCGACCTTGACAACGGCTTTTTTGAAGACGCGATGAACGAGCTAAGGGTCGCAAGAGATAGCCTAAATATGGAGGAGCTTGACGATATCGACGTGGAGAGCGTGCTTGATAGAATAGAAGCTCTTAATGCCATCATTAGGCGATACGGCAGCGAGGAAGAGGCATTAGAAGCGCTTGATAAAAAGGAAAAAGAGCTTGCCAGATATGAAAATTTAAGCTTTGAAAAGAGCGAGCTAGAGAAGAAATTTGAAATTTTAAGCAAAAAGGCAAATGAGCTAGCTGACGCTTTAAGCAAGGCAAGGGGCGTAAATTTAAAAGAGCTTGAGAGTATGATAAATTCATATTTAAAAGAGCTTTATATGCCAGATATTACGCTGAGTATTGAGGCTAAAAAGCTTGATATTTTGGGCGTTGATGAGATTTGTCTAAATTTAAATGAGACTTCGCTTAAAAATTTAAGCTCAGGCGAGCTAAATCGCTTAAGGCTGGCTTTTATAGCCGCATCTAGTGAGATTACAAAAACGGGCGGTGATGTCATCATACTTGATGAAATAGATGCAAATTTAAGTGGAAAAGAAGCGATGAGTATCGCAAATGTGTTGCTTAAGCTTGCAAATTTTTATCAAATTTTTGCCATTTCACATCAGCCGCAGCTTAGCTCAAAGGCAAATTCACACTTTTTAGTAGAGCGTCACGGTGAAAACTCGGTCGTAAGAGAGCTTGATAAAGATGAACGAGTGAGCGAATTAGCACGTATGATAAGCGGTGAGCACATAAGTGAAGAGGCAATAAATTTTGCGAAAGGGCTTTTAAAGTAG
- a CDS encoding diguanylate cyclase, whose amino-acid sequence MERILVVDDNKALAKLIVMQMEKTIDEMAIDVAYSFAEAQMLINEHDKDYFMTILDLNLPDAPNGEIVDYALSKGLSAIVLTGSIDDETRQNFINKDIVDYVYKGNMDDINYIFQMINRLSKNRQYKVLVVEDSLPFRNMIKKILTSLQFKVLAAAHGEEAMSYFADNPDINLIITDYRMPVKDGLEVLKEVRKEKDKNSLGVIVMTSPSEKTDASIFLKNGASDFIAKPFSKEELICRVNNTIEAMENINKIANFANRDFLTGVYNRRFFYSDVEEYVQIAEETNEPYAFAMIDVDYFKKINDTYGHDGGDRVLKSIAKILNDNTKGSDIVARFGGEEFCVVLKKINKEEAVKFFVNLRAKVAENKVTIKKEKVKVTISIGVSFGNGHCEIDDMLEACDSALYTAKENGRNRVEIAL is encoded by the coding sequence ATGGAAAGAATCCTTGTAGTTGATGATAATAAGGCGTTAGCAAAGCTGATTGTTATGCAGATGGAAAAGACTATTGATGAGATGGCAATTGATGTCGCATATAGTTTTGCCGAGGCTCAAATGCTAATTAATGAGCATGATAAAGATTATTTTATGACTATTTTGGATTTAAATTTGCCAGATGCTCCAAATGGCGAGATCGTTGATTATGCACTCTCCAAAGGACTTTCGGCTATCGTTTTAACAGGTAGCATTGATGATGAAACAAGGCAAAATTTTATAAATAAAGATATTGTTGATTATGTTTATAAAGGAAATATGGACGATATCAACTATATCTTTCAAATGATAAATAGACTGAGCAAAAATAGACAATACAAGGTTTTGGTTGTTGAAGACTCGCTCCCTTTTAGAAATATGATAAAAAAGATATTAACTAGCCTTCAGTTTAAAGTTTTGGCTGCGGCTCATGGCGAAGAGGCAATGAGTTATTTTGCAGATAATCCCGATATAAATCTTATAATAACTGATTATAGAATGCCAGTAAAAGATGGCCTTGAAGTTTTAAAAGAGGTTAGAAAAGAAAAAGATAAAAATAGCCTTGGCGTAATCGTTATGACATCTCCTAGCGAAAAGACTGACGCATCAATATTTTTAAAAAATGGTGCGAGCGATTTTATAGCAAAACCATTTTCAAAAGAAGAGCTAATATGTCGTGTTAATAATACGATTGAAGCAATGGAAAATATAAATAAGATAGCAAATTTTGCAAATCGTGACTTCTTGACCGGAGTTTATAATAGAAGATTTTTTTATTCTGACGTAGAAGAGTATGTCCAAATAGCTGAAGAGACTAATGAGCCTTACGCTTTTGCAATGATTGATGTTGATTATTTTAAGAAGATAAATGATACATATGGCCATGATGGTGGAGATAGGGTACTAAAATCAATCGCAAAAATTTTAAATGACAATACAAAAGGAAGTGATATTGTTGCTAGATTTGGCGGCGAAGAATTTTGCGTTGTCCTTAAAAAAATAAATAAAGAAGAAGCTGTTAAATTTTTTGTAAATTTACGAGCCAAAGTAGCTGAAAATAAAGTAACTATAAAAAAGGAAAAAGTAAAAGTTACTATATCAATAGGTGTATCTTTTGGCAATGGGCATTGCGAGATAGACGATATGCTTGAGGCTTGCGATTCAGCACTTTACACCGCAAAAGAAAATGGTAGAAACAGAGTAGAAATAGCTTTATGA
- the lptA gene encoding lipopolysaccharide transport periplasmic protein LptA, with translation MGRRKSAILAVILGFTFLNAEQVEITSNDFFADENKQTSEFIGNVNIKKGSFDELKADKVVVYFDKKRQPIKYVATGNARAKIFIKDKHYDGKGNTLTYEPAKQIYTVSGNGYLHEVETDKNVYGEKIVVNQKDGTYSVNSDEKKPVKFIFQVEEKDK, from the coding sequence ATGGGTAGAAGAAAATCAGCGATTTTAGCGGTGATATTGGGTTTTACATTTTTAAATGCAGAGCAAGTTGAAATCACATCAAATGATTTTTTTGCGGATGAGAATAAACAAACTAGTGAATTTATAGGTAATGTAAATATCAAAAAGGGCTCATTTGATGAGCTTAAGGCAGACAAAGTGGTTGTCTATTTTGACAAAAAACGCCAGCCTATAAAATATGTGGCCACTGGCAATGCTAGAGCAAAAATTTTTATAAAAGATAAGCACTACGACGGCAAAGGCAATACTCTTACATACGAGCCAGCAAAACAGATCTATACTGTTAGTGGAAATGGCTATTTGCATGAAGTAGAAACTGATAAGAATGTTTATGGTGAAAAGATAGTTGTTAATCAAAAAGATGGCACATATAGTGTAAATAGTGATGAAAAAAAGCCTGTTAAGTTTATCTTTCAGGTAGAGGAAAAAGATAAGTGA
- the mrdA gene encoding penicillin-binding protein 2: MRMRIVFSVIALFWIILLGRIYHLSINSNTYYNEIAEQNAIKTIYIPPVRGIIFDAHDKPMAVNRLGFSVSIRPHLSANKKVKILDDELAYIGSLFSDLNVTKLKNEYIKNDSAYNQDFINVVEFIDYDKFLPFFASLSLRENLEIRPASKRHYPYNDLASHIIGYVGRANQKDMDNDPLTKLTNYIGRSGVERFYNPILQGIQGFKKIKVNALNEEIEQINYQAPQSQNIKLAVDLELQQFVSDVFGKDAGSVIVMSLKDGAIIAAGSFPEYDLNPFVLGISQPEWEELVKNVDHPFTNKLINGLYPPGSVVKMGMALAFLDNGMSKYDSFFCSGSYELGGRKFRCWNSHGHGNVNMNTAIRESCDDYFYKGSQKIGIDAIVPILERMGFGRKTEVDLPNEFVGTLPSREWKMRKYGKAWFQGETLITSIGQGNFLVTPMQVAKYTAGLATGLNVTPHFLKSIDGKDVDFTPTDDAFTPFEKSQLPAIRHAMYEVANHPRGTANRHFIGSLVKVAAKTGTAQVVGISQTEKKRMKEEDMAYLQRSHAWMTTYAPYEDPQYVITMVIEHGGHGGSAAGPKIAQIYNKLVEMGYINLEKIQSDQNKKQDNKKK; the protein is encoded by the coding sequence ATGAGGATGCGCATCGTCTTTAGTGTGATCGCTCTTTTTTGGATTATACTTTTGGGACGAATTTATCATCTAAGCATCAACTCAAATACTTACTACAACGAGATCGCAGAACAAAACGCGATAAAGACTATTTATATTCCGCCAGTTAGGGGTATCATCTTTGACGCACATGATAAGCCAATGGCTGTTAATCGTCTTGGTTTTTCGGTATCCATTAGACCTCATTTAAGTGCTAATAAAAAGGTAAAAATTTTAGATGATGAGCTAGCTTACATTGGCTCACTATTTAGCGATCTAAATGTCACAAAGCTTAAAAATGAATACATAAAAAATGACTCAGCTTATAACCAAGATTTTATAAATGTGGTTGAATTTATTGATTATGATAAATTTTTACCATTTTTTGCATCACTTTCTTTGCGTGAAAATTTAGAGATAAGACCCGCTTCAAAACGCCACTATCCGTATAACGATCTGGCTTCTCACATCATCGGCTACGTTGGTAGGGCAAATCAAAAAGATATGGATAATGATCCTTTGACAAAGCTTACAAATTATATCGGAAGAAGTGGTGTGGAGCGGTTTTATAATCCGATCTTACAAGGAATTCAGGGATTTAAAAAGATAAAGGTAAATGCTTTAAATGAAGAGATCGAGCAGATAAACTATCAAGCACCACAAAGTCAAAACATCAAGCTTGCAGTCGATCTTGAGCTTCAGCAGTTTGTGTCCGATGTCTTTGGTAAGGATGCAGGAAGCGTCATAGTTATGAGTCTAAAAGATGGTGCTATCATAGCTGCTGGTAGCTTTCCAGAGTACGATCTAAACCCATTTGTGCTTGGAATTTCTCAGCCTGAATGGGAAGAGCTTGTAAAAAACGTCGATCATCCTTTCACAAACAAGCTAATAAACGGCCTTTATCCGCCAGGTTCTGTCGTAAAAATGGGTATGGCGCTTGCGTTTTTGGATAATGGCATGAGTAAATATGATAGCTTTTTTTGCAGTGGCTCGTATGAGCTTGGAGGGCGTAAATTCCGCTGCTGGAACTCTCACGGACATGGAAATGTTAATATGAATACGGCAATTAGAGAGAGCTGTGATGATTATTTTTATAAAGGTAGTCAAAAGATCGGCATAGACGCTATTGTGCCGATACTTGAGCGTATGGGATTTGGTAGAAAAACAGAGGTTGATTTGCCAAATGAGTTTGTGGGGACTTTGCCAAGTAGAGAGTGGAAGATGAGAAAGTATGGCAAAGCGTGGTTTCAAGGCGAGACCCTCATTACTTCTATCGGCCAGGGAAATTTCTTGGTCACGCCTATGCAAGTAGCAAAATATACAGCAGGCCTTGCAACTGGGCTAAACGTGACTCCACATTTTTTAAAGAGCATTGATGGCAAGGATGTTGATTTTACGCCAACAGACGATGCTTTTACACCGTTTGAAAAATCACAGTTACCAGCCATTAGGCATGCAATGTATGAAGTGGCAAATCACCCAAGAGGCACGGCAAATAGGCATTTTATTGGAAGCCTAGTTAAAGTTGCTGCAAAGACCGGTACTGCCCAGGTCGTTGGAATTTCTCAAACTGAAAAGAAACGTATGAAAGAAGAGGATATGGCGTATTTGCAAAGATCTCATGCATGGATGACTACATATGCGCCCTATGAAGATCCGCAATACGTTATCACAATGGTTATCGAGCATGGTGGCCATGGCGGAAGTGCGGCTGGGCCAAAAATCGCTCAAATTTATAATAAACTCGTTGAAATGGGATATATAAATTTAGAAAAAATCCAAAGCGATCAAAATAAGAAACAAGACAATAAGAAAAAATAA
- the yihA gene encoding ribosome biogenesis GTP-binding protein YihA/YsxC gives MIRPLGAKFITSSPSIKEAPSFVTSEVVFLGRSNVGKSSLINTLVNQKNLAKSSSTPGKTQLINFFEAEFCEQKDEQEEKDKFKLILVDLPGFGYAKVAKTKHDEWRKNLDEFLKFRSDIRLFIHLIDARHFDLDIDVNVDAYLKSFLRADQKILNLYTKSDKLNQSQKSAVMKFDPSGILVSTLNKSGIEKAREAIINNALGR, from the coding sequence GTGATAAGGCCACTAGGTGCTAAATTTATCACATCAAGTCCAAGTATAAAAGAGGCTCCAAGTTTCGTAACAAGCGAAGTCGTCTTTTTAGGTAGATCAAATGTTGGTAAAAGCAGCCTCATAAATACACTTGTAAACCAAAAAAACCTAGCCAAAAGCTCATCGACTCCTGGTAAAACTCAGCTTATAAATTTCTTTGAGGCCGAGTTTTGTGAGCAAAAAGATGAGCAGGAAGAAAAAGATAAATTTAAGCTCATTTTGGTTGATTTGCCAGGCTTTGGCTATGCAAAAGTGGCAAAAACAAAGCATGATGAATGGCGTAAAAATTTAGATGAGTTTTTGAAATTTAGAAGCGACATTAGACTTTTTATACATCTAATTGATGCTAGGCATTTTGATTTAGATATAGACGTAAATGTGGATGCTTATCTAAAAAGCTTTTTAAGAGCTGATCAGAAAATTTTAAATTTATATACAAAAAGCGATAAGCTAAATCAAAGCCAAAAGAGTGCGGTAATGAAATTTGATCCAAGCGGCATCTTGGTCTCAACTCTTAATAAAAGCGGTATCGAAAAGGCTAGAGAAGCTATCATAAATAACGCTCTTGGTAGATAA